TGGTTGACGCAGATATAGTAGATAATACTACAATATCAGCAGGTATTAGCTATGAAGAGAATAATAGAGATGGTATTATGGGAGGGGGAGCTTCTTTACCTGCATTTTATAGTGATGGAACTAGAACAAATTTTGATCGTTCAAAAAGTTATATGTTTGATTGGAGTAAGTGGAATACAAGTATAACTTCATATTTTACAGATGTAAAACACTACTTTGATAATGATATTTCACTAAATGCTTCATATTCACACAATGAAATTCATACAAAAGATAGAAATTTCACAAATATTCAAGGTAGTTTAAATAAAGATGGTTCAGGTTTGACTGCTGGTTATGGGAAATATCCAGAAAAAATAAAAAAAGATAGTATAGATATTTATTCTTCTATTCCTTTTGCCTTGGCAAAAAAAGAACATGAAATTATTGTTGGAGTTCAATATAATAAAGAAAATGATAAAAAATATAAACCAGAATTTTCAAACAAATATAATATCAGTAATTACTTTACTCAAAATGGTAGTGAATTTACCTCTGAACCAAATATGGGAAAATCTATTTTGAGACAAGATGCAGATACAGAACAGAAATCAGCTTATCTTACAGGAAAGTTTGAATTAATTGATGATTTAAAACTAATCCTTGGTTCAAGACTTACAACTTGGGAATACGATAGTTATAGCTATGATTCAAATAAAAGAACTAAATATGACCATAATAATATATTTACACCTTTTGTTGGTTTAGTTTATGATATAAATGAAAATCACTCTATTTATACAAGTTATACAGATATATTTTTACCACAAGGAAATGTTAAAGATAAAAGTGGAACTATCCTAGATCCAAAAGAAGGGAATAATTATGAAGTTGGTATCAAAGGTGAATATTTTGATAAAAAATTAAATGCAGGATTGACTTTATTTAGATTAGACCAAGATAATGTTGCTGAAGCAATAAATGGTGTTTTTGTTGATGGTTCAAATGGAACTGAACAAGCTTATAAAAGTATGAAAGGTGTTACTTCAAAAGGAATAGAACTTGAAATTGGTGGAGAAATTACTGATAATTGGGATTTAAGTGCAGGATTTACTCACTTTGAAGCAAAAGATGCAAATAAGAATAAAGTAAATACTACAACTCCTAGAAATAATATAAATATCTTTACAAAATATAGAATAAATGATTTTAGTATAGGTGCAGGAGTAAATTGGAAAAGTAAGGGTTATAGTAAATCTGCTACAAGAGAAATTACACAAGATGCTTATGCGGTTGTTGATTTAATGGCTTCATATAAATTTAGTAAAAATTTATCTACACAATTAAATATTAATAACTTATTTGATAAAACATATTATATTGGATATGGTACTTCTAGTTATAATTATGGTGATCCAGTTAATGCTATGGTTAGTATGAAATATAGTTTTTAGAATATAAAGAGAATTTTCTCTCTTTATATCTTTAGGTGTGAGTTCCAAAGTAGTTTTATTTTCTCAAAATTTCGATAAATTGATTTTATACTTTCCCTTTTTCTTTGGAACTCATACTTAAGGTTATAATAAATCAATAATCATTTAATAATCTTTCATTCTGTAATACTTTTAATCTATATTTTTATCTTATGATATAATTTTTTAAATTATAAAAGTAAGGATTTGATATGGATAATCTTTCAAATATGGTTATGTATAGTGATGGAGAGTTGGAACTTAAAGTTTCGGTAGATGGTGAAACTATTTGGCTGACACAAAAGCAAATAGCAGAGCTTTTTAGTGTAACTATACCAAATATAAATATGCATATAAAAGCTATTTATAAAGATAATGAGTTAATAAAAAACCGAACTATTCAGAATTTCTTAATAGTTCAAAAAGAGGGTAATAGAGCTGTTGAACGAAATGTTGAACACTATAATCTTGATATGATTATATCTATTGGATATAGAGTAAATTCTATTACAGCTACAAAATTCCGACAATGGGCAACTACTGTCTTAAGAAACTATATTCAAAATGGTTATGTGATAAATGGAGAAAAAATCACAAATGAAAGATTTGTAAATCTTGAAAATGATGTAAATGTCTTAAAATCTGAAATGTTTGAAATGAAATCTTTAGTAAAAAATAATAAATTAGAAACTAATCAAGGAATATTTTATGATGGACAGATATTTGATTCTTACTCTTTTATAAATGATTTATTAAAATTAGCACAAGAAGAAGTTATCTTAATAGATAATTATATAGATGATACAGTTTTTACTCTATTTTCAAAATATCAAGATATAAATTTTATTATCTATACAAACAATATTTCAAAACAACTTCAATTAGATTTTGAAAAGTATCAAAAACAGTATAAAAATCTCTCTCTAAAAACCTTTAAAAATTCTCATGATAGATTTTTAATTTTAGATAAAAAAGAGATATATCATATAGGAGCAAGTTTAAAGGATTTGGGTAAGAAATGGTTTGCCTTTTCTAAAATTGGTTTGGATATAGATGAAATTTTGAGAAAACTTTAGTTTATAGAAACTGGACTCTCTTTAAGAAAGTCCAATTTCCAAAATATTGATATAAAAAATTTATATAAACTCAATTTTCCCTTGACTAGCCAATAATGCTCCACAAAGTTGATATAAAACTCTTGAACCAACATTTGCATCCCAACCATTTTCACTATCTCCAACTTCACATAAATCAAAACCAATTATATTTTTTCCACTTTTTACTATCATAAATATTAAGTGTTCAAGTTCTCCAAATCTTAAGCCTCCTGGAACAGGAGTTCCTGTATTTGGACAATTTAATGGCTCTAAACCATCAATATCAATAGATAGATATACATTTTGTGGTAATTTTTCAATATATGGAGTAAAAACATCTTCTAATGATTTTCCACTAGCAAGGCTACTTTGCATAGCTGTATCATACAAACATGCTCCTTTTTCACCTAAATCAACCATTCTTTGAGATTCTTCTTTACTATAATCTCTAATCCCTATTTGTACAAGTTTTGAAACTTTTTTACACTCTTGTAAAACATTGTAAAAAATAGATGCGTGAGAGTAAGTAAAGCCTTCATAAGCTTCTCTTAAATCGTGATGAGCATCTACATGAAGTATTCCAAACTCCTCTTTTGAGATTTTACTTAAAGCCTTTATAAGTCCTAGTGGGCAAGAGTGATCTCCTCCAACAACAGCTACAAATTTACCTTTTTTTAGTAGTTTTAAAGACTCTTCATATACAAAAGAGTTTAAAACATTTGAAGCTTCATTTACAAATTTTAAAGATTTCTTATCACTTTTTGCATTTTCTAAAGCATCTATTACTTTTATAGCTTTTTTTCTTGCTTTATGGCTTAATTTTGCTATCTCTTTATTTGTTTCCAGCATAGCAATTCCTGCACTATAAGGCTTTTTATAGTGGTAGTTTTCAACATCTAATTGATGACTTGAAACTCTAATTTTATCTGGTGCATTTGCAGTTCCCTCTCCAAATGAAACAGTTGCTTCCCAAGGAACAGGAAGTAAAACTAAACTTGCATCTTTGGGGTCTAATCTTCCACCTAAAAATCCATCACTTTTTTGTGGTGGAAGACCAAGCTCTAAAACTTTTATCTCTTCTTCTAAACTTCTATATGACATAATTTTCCCTAAATATAATTTTTTGAAAGTTAGCAATTATAGACTAAATAAGGCAATATGTCAATATCTTTTTTAATGAAGAAATATTATGATAATATTTCTCAAAAAAAATCAGGCAAATTGATGTTGAAATATTATGATGAACTTTTATATTTCTCTTTTAAATTAGTTGGCGATAAAGAAAAAGCCAAAGATGTGATACAAGAAGCTTACAGTAGATTTCTTGAGATTAAAGGTAAATATGAAATAAATAATGAAAGAGCATATTTATATAAAATAGCAAAAAATATTGTTGTACAAGAGGCTTTAGAAAATCAGAAACTTCAAAGCACAATTTATGAAGAAAATCTAAGTTTTGCTCCAGAATATGAGCAACCAGAGGAGATTTTGATTCAAGAGGATCAAGAAAAAATTTTTATGCAAATAATAGATGAGTTACCACCAAGAACCAAAGAAGCCTACATTTTATATACTATTGATGGATATAGTAGAAAAGAGATAGCACAAAAGTTAGATATTACATCAAATGCAGTGGAAAAACTTATCAAAAGAGCAAGTATAAAAGTAGAAGAAGAATTACAAAAGAGGGGATTTTAAGTGAATAATGAAGCTAAAATCAAAGAAGATGCCATTTATTGGGTAATGTGTGAAAAAGAGGGCTTAGATGAAAATCAAAAAAAGGAGTTCCACAATTGGCTTTTAGAAGATGAAAACCATCAAAAAGTTTTTAATAGAATGAAATTTGTACATAATATGTCAAAATCTTTATCAAAACAAAATGCTCAAACTTTAAGCCAAGAAGCTCATAAACAAATAAGTAAAGATAGATTTTTTAAAAAAATAAAATCATTTTCTACTCTAGCTGCTAGTTTATTAATACTCTGTTTTTTCGCCTTTAAAGTTTATGAAAATAGCTTTAAAGTGCAGTTTTCAAAAAGCCTTTTAACAGATACAAAAACTATAAAAGAGCAACTTCCTGATGGCTCAAATATTTTAATTGATGCTAAGACAAATCTAAATATAGAATTTTTTAATGACAAAAGAGTGGTATATTTAGTAGATGGACGGGCTATGTTTGAAGTAGAAAAAGATGAAAATAGACCTTTTATTATAAAAAGTGATGATGTAAATATTGAGGTAGTTGGGACAAAATTTGAAGTAATCCACAAAAAAGATACTACAACTATAAATGTGCAAGAAGGTAGAGTAAAAACATACCATTTGGGACATTTTTTTGATAAGAAAAATGAAATATTTCTTACAAAAGAGAATAGTTTAACTTATTCAAATGATAATGGCTCAACAAACCAAATATCAATAATAAAAGCTGATACAATAGCTCCTTGGACGGAAAATAGAGTTCTTTTGGATAAAACAAAGTTAAAAGAGGCTTTGGAAGAGTTTTCAAAATATAGCGATGTTTCAGTTGTTTTTTCATCAAAAGAAATTGAAGATTATCTTATAACTGGTGAGTTTAATTCAACTCAACTTGATATATTTTTAAAGACAGTTACAAAAATATATCCGATAAAAATAGATAAAAAAGAGAAAGAGTTAAGAATTTCTAAGAGATAATAAATTAATTCAAAGAGAATTTATTATCTTTTTCTATTTAATTTTCCATTATAAATTTATCATAAAACTCTTTTGGAGATAAGATTTTTATACTAGAAGATTTAAAATCTTTAGTATTTGAAGTTATAATAATATCTGTTTCAACTTTTTTTGCACAAAAGTATTGAATTCCATCTTCAAAATCTTTAAAATTGCTATTTAGTGCATCTTCTATAATATTTTTATCAATAGAGATTAAATTATAGCTATTTATTATAGTTTTTAAAGTTTTGTTTAATTCAGATTTTTCAGTTGATTTCCTTCCAATATAGTGGATATTAATAATAGATAAATCATTTAAATAAATATTTATATCTTTAATGTTCTCCAAAAATATCAATACTTTTTTAGAAATATTATTATCTCTATTTTCAATAGCATTGATAAAAACATTTGTATCAATATAAATTTTTATCATCTTTGAAGCTTTTTAGATAAATAGTTATCTTTTAGTTCTTCATAAGGAACTTTTCCATTATTCACAAACTCTTTATTTAAAAAATCAAAAGCTTCTTCCAAATTTTTGGAACTATCTTTTTTTAAAGTTTTTAATTTTTTTATCTCATTTTCTATCTCTTCCCAAGATTTTTTATTAGTTTTTGTAGAAGAGAAATTATTTAAGAAATTTATTAATAACTCTTTTATTTCAATTTTTGATTTTTTCTCTATTTCAGGATTATTTATCTGAATAGTGCCTAAATCTAAATTAATCATAATAAACTCCAAATATTTATAAAATTTAAGTGGTATAAAGTATAACAAATTTTATAAAAAAATCAAAATTCCAAAATTTCTAAAAATTTATGTCCGTTTTTTAATAATTATTTACTCTTATAGAGTACTAAAAACAATTATCAAAATTGTTTTATGCTAAAAAAGGAGAAAATAATGAATCAATTTAGAAAAATGATATTAAGCCCAGTTGTTGCTTTGCTTATATCTTCAAGTGCTTTTGCTGATAATATTACATACTCTTTAGAGAAACAATCTTTAAAAGATGCTATTGAAAAAATCTCAAAAAAAGCAAATAAACCTTATATCACAAATGGTGCAATACTAGATGGTAAAACTGCAAATGCCATAAAAGATTTGAATGGTACACAAAATGCTTTAGATGAAGTGCTAAAAAATAGTGGTTTAGAAGCCATAATAGAAGATGGAGCAATAATCATCAAACCAGTTTCTTCTGTAAAAGTTTTAAGCAATGGAACTTATGTTTTAGATGATGTATCTGTAAGTGGTAAAAGCAGTAAAAATGGAAGTGCACAGAGTGGCTATTTAGTAGAAGATGTAAAAACTCTTGGTGTTTGGGGAAATTTATCTCTTCAGGATACACCATACTCTATGAGTATAGTATCAAGTGATTTTATAGAAAATACAATTACAACAAATATGGCACAAGTTGCAAAACAAACTCCAGTTATACAAAGTAATGGAAATGCTTCTTATAATGGTGAGTTAGGAAATAGTATCAGAGGATTTGCTATTAGTACAGCTTTAGTAGATGGTATTCCTATTCCTTCATCAAATTTTGGAGTTGGTTTAAAAGAAGTTGATAGAGTAGAAGTTATCTCTGGACTTAGTGGGTTTTTATATGGAAGTGGAAATGTAGGTGGAACTATAAACTATGCTTTAAAATATCCTAAAAAAGAGTCAATTACAGAAATATCTATTGGAAATAATGGTGGAGAAAACTACTATACTTCAGTTGATACTTCACAAAATATAACTGATAAATTAAGTGTGCGAGTATTTGGAAGCTATCAAGATGGCGATACTGCAAAAGATAATAACTCAAATGAAGAAAAACTCCTTGGTGTATCATTTGCCTATAAACCTACTGATAATCTTGATTTAGGACTATATTACTCACATAGAGAATCTCATATAAATGGAGTAACTCCTTTATGGGTGGTTACAGGAAAAATGCCAAAAGCTTTTGATACAAGTAAATCTTATACTCCTACTTGGAGTAAAAACAATATAGATTCTGATAAACTGGAGTTAAAAGCAAACTATAATTTTACTGAAAATATAAGATTAAGAACAGCATATCTTTATAAAAATGCAGATAGATTGGCACATTGGTTTATAAATAGATATGATGCAAATAATGGGACTTTTAATAGAGAATTTGGAGATATGGGGAAAGAAGTAACTACAAATCATGGTGCTTATGCTTATTTAGATGGAGAGTTTGATACAGGTTCTATTCATCATACTTTGACTTTTGGTGGTTCTTTAGGAAAAGCAAAAGTTAAAAGTGATGATTTTATTGATACTTTGGATAACAATACTTATACAAATATTAATGATTTAATGACTTGGAATGTAGCTAATTCATTAACTACAGGTAATTATTTAAATTTAAAATATAATAATAAGAATGTTGTTTTAGGTGATAATATTACTTTTAATGAAAATTGGAGTGCATTAGTTGGGGTTAATTATGCCACAGTAGACCAATGGATAACTGGGAGTGGAAGTTATGATGAGTCTAAACTTACTCCTACTTTATCGCTTATATATAAACCAATAGAAGATTTAACAACTTATGTTACTTATATGGAATCACTTGAAAAGGGTACAGTTGTTAAGAACTCAAATGATGTAAATAATGGAAAAGTATTTAAACCAAGAGTAAGTACACAATATGAAATGGGAGCTAAATACTCTATAAACCAAGATTTACTTTTAAGTACAGCACTTTTTAGAATTGAAAAAGCAAATAGTATGACTGAAAATCTTCCAAATGGTATGACAAAAACCTCAGAAGATGGTGAACAGATAAATGAGGGAGTTGAAGTTTTACTAACTGGAAAAGCAACAGATAGTTTAACTTTAATGGGTGGAGTTACATATATAAGTCCAAAAGTAGAAAAAGCTACAAATAAAGCAATAGAAGGTAAAAAAACAGCAAATAGAGCAAGAGTTCAAGCAAAAATGTATGCAGAATATAAATTGCCAGTTTCTCCAAAAATCTTTTTAAATGGTGGAGTTTATCATACTGGAACTCAATGGAGAGATGCTATAAATAGTGAAAAGCTAGATGCTTATACAACTCTTGATTTGGGTGCTAGATATGAAACAAAACTAGATGGTTTGGATACTACATTTAGAATTTATGCAACAAATATAACAGGAGAAGATTATTGGGCAGCTAGTAATATGTTATCAGAAACTCCAAGAAGTGTTGCTTTTAATGTAAGTGTTAAGTTTTAAAGAGAGTTTTTAACTCTCTTTAATTAGGAAATTTTTATGAAAGAATTAATCAAAATTTTATCAACTCCCGAAATCAGTGGGAAAAAAATAGGGCTATTTAGAATACTCTGTTCTATCTTTGGTGGGCTTAGTGTTGCATACTTTGGTATGACTTTACTTGTACTTATACTTCCTGGAATTCCAGTAGAAAATGCCATCTTACCACTTGTGCTTAATACCCTAACTTGGGCTAGCTGTGCTTTATGGATAAGTTTAGCATATACAAAACTAAGTGCTATTTTAAGAAGTGTTGTGCCAACTATCTTATTTTTAGTTCCAGTTTTAGTTTATTATAATAGTTAAGGATAGATATGACAAATGAATTAATAAAAGATTTAGAACAAGAAAAAAGTAAACTATTTAAACAAAGGCTCCAAAGAGTACACCAATCTGTGGGGATAATCTTTGCTTTATTTATGTATATTGCAGTATTTTTTGGAATATTTGCAATCTTACTTGACTATATTACTCCTTGGGAGAAACCATCTCAACATATAAAGATGATTGACCCTATGAAAATAGACTATGGAGCTATTGTAGAGCCTGTTTTAGCAGACTCAAATTTTCCAAAAGAGAATCTTATTCGTATTAGACTTCCTGGAACTCATGGAAATACTACAGGAGTATTTTGGACAAGATATATAGATGAAGCTTACTACTTCAATCCTCATACAAAAAAGATGATTCAAGATGAGGATGAACAATCAGAGATGGGTGAGTTTTTAAATAGTATGCACTTTGGAGCAGAACTAGGAGAAATTGGATTTTATGGTTTTGGATTTATGGCTACTGCTGTTTTGTTTTTGGGAATTAGTGGGATATTATTGGTTTTAAAAATAAAATATAAAAACAGTTCAAATACTACTACAAGTAAATTTTCAAAATACCATAGAAAGATTTTTGTTTGGACATTTGCCCCTTTTATACTTATTACTTTAACAGGAGCTTTGATAAATATTGGATTTTCTGGTTCAACTGTTATGGCAAAACTTGTATCAAAAGGAGAAGCTTATAAAGTAAGTCAATTAATTGATCAAGTTGAAAAAAAATCTGAGATGCCAGAATTTGAAAGAAAAAATATCCCTGCACAAATGTTGAGTATAAATGAACTATTTGAGAAAGCAAAAGAGATAGCACCAGATACAACTTATGCCATGATAGCTTTAAATAATTGGGGAGATATAACTGCTACTGCATATTTTTATGGTTATAACCAGCCTTTGATACTTTTTAATGGGATATATAATTTTCCAGGTGTTATGTTAAGTGCAGTTGATGGAAGTTTGATAAAAGAGCATAAAGTTATGGATGCACATTGGAGTAGATTGTTTCAAAATGCTATCTTCTTTTTTCACTTTTTATGGGGTGTTAATGTATGGATAAAACTATTGATTGCAACTTTGATGAGTTTATCTTTAGTTGCTATTGGTTTTGGAGTTTTACTTTACTTAGAGAAGAAAAATAGAAAAATTCCTTTGCATATTCCTACTTTTGACTGGATGGGAAGATTGTCTTTAAGTGTTATGTTAGGAGTTCTTCCTGCAACTGGATTTTTATTTGTAAGTCAATGGTTATTTCCTATTGATATGGAAAATAGAGTTACCCTTCAAAAAGGGATTTTTATTCTAATTTGGCTTGGAACTTTAACTTGGTCTTTTTATAGACTAAATACTTATCAAGTAGCAAAAGAGTTTTTAACTCTTGGTGGAATTTTGTTTTTACTTAGTCCAATAGTTCATAGTATAAATAGTGGTTTTTCTCCAATAGAACTTTTAAGTGGAGAGATGTATGCTATTTTGGGAGTAGATATTGGGTTATTTATTTTGGGAGTAGTTTTACTTTATGTGGCTAAAAAATTGCCAGTAAATAGAGAAAAAGTTCAAGAATTTTGGACTAAAAGATTAAATAAAGGAGAAGAAAATAGATGAAAAAATTTATATATATGTTGGTTTTTATAGTTTCATCACTTTTTGCAAATGAGACAAGATTTATTTTAGATGTAAAAGCAAATGCAGATAATAGTGTAACTATAACTGGTGGGCAAAAAATACCAGGGGCTATGATAAGATTTGAGTCTTTGAAAACTGGTGAGATTTTATTTAAACAAAGATTTTCTCAAAGTAGCCAGATGAATGTAGCTATTCCAAATGAACCATATCAAGTGGTTTTAGTAACTGGTCCAGATGAAAAATTGGTAAAAAATGGAGTTTTACTAAGTGATAAATCAGATATTCAAACAGTAGAGATAAAAGCTGATATTATGGATAAAATTAGTAAAACACAAACAGAAAAGAGTGAATGGAATAATTTAAATATAACTTTGTATTCTTTAGCTTTTTTACTTATATTTTTAACTATGTATTTTAGTAGTAGAAGTAGTAAAAAGATTTTAGAGATGGTAAAACAAAATAGTGGAGAGTAATCTATAAATAGGGAGTTTTACTCTCTATTTTATAGATTTAGATATGAGTTTCAAGATATTTTTCTTATGATTAAAATTTCGAATAAAATAATAATTAGAAAAACTTTCCTTTTTAATATTTTGGAACTCATACTTAAGTTTATAGAGAAACCAATAATCTTTTATAGTTTAGATATTGTTTTAACCAGTTTGTTATAGAACAAATTCTTTAATTATGTTACAAATATCTACTTTTAAATATAAAATTCTATAAATTTAAAAGTTTTTCTTATTTTATGTCCTTTTTTTTTAATTTATTCGTCTTACTATATAGAGAATAACTCTCATAATTATAATAAAGGAAATTATAAATAAAATGCCTAAAAAATCTTTTAAAAAGTTAAAGCTATTATTAGTTCTTTCAACAATTTTACTTTTATTATCTTTTTTTGTTTGGTATAGCTTTTTCCGTTTGGTAGAAGTAGTAAAAAGTGAAGAGATAGTAAAAGGAAATATTAGAAATGTTGTATCTGCTTTAGGTGTTTTACAGCCACATAAATATGTTGATATTGGAGCTCAAGTTTCAGGGCAAATTGAAAAAATTCATGTAAAAGCTGGAGATATAGTAAAAAAAGGTGATTTATTAGTTGAAATTGACCCTAGTTTGCAAAGTGCAACAGTTCAAACAAATCAAGCAACTTTATCAAATTTAAAAGCCCAATTAATAGAGCAAGAAGCTATCCTTGAATTAGCAAATTTTCAATCAAAAAGACAAGAACAACTTTTAAAAAATGATGCTACAAAACTTGAAAATGTACAAACAGCTCAAGCAAATTTAAAAGTTGCAAAAGCAAGAATAAAAAGTTTGGAAGCACAAATTAAAGGGGCATTATCAACTTTACAAGGAAATGAAGCACTTCTTGGATATACAAAAATTTATGCTTCGATGGATGGAACAGTTGTATCTTTAATTGCAAAAGAGGGACAAACTTTAAATGCTACATATCAAACACCAAAATTATTGAGAGTTGCAGATTTATCTAAAATGACTGTTTGGACTGAGGTTTCTGAAGCTGATATTGGAAAACTTAAAATTGGTATGGATATATATTTTACAACTTTAGGATTAAAAGATAAAAGAGGTGAACTTCGTACTTGGAAAGGGAAATTACAACAGATACTTCCTGCACCTGCTCCTGTATCTACTAATGAAAATAGTGAACAAAAAGAGTCTTCAACAACAAAAGTTGTAGTATATACAGCACTTTTTGATATAGAAAATGAAGATAATAGTTTGATGAGTCAAATGTCTGCTCAAGTATTTTTTGTTGAATCTTTTGCAAATGATGTTTTATTAGTTCCATTGTATGCCTTAAAAGAGCAAAAAGATGGTACTTATCTAGCAAAAGTTTTGGTAAATAATAAAATAGAGAATAGAGTTGTAAAAATTGGAATAAAAGATAGACTTTATGGTGAAGTTTTAGATGGTATAAAAGAGAATGAAAAAATTATTACAAAAATTGAAGAACAAAAAGCCTCTACGAGATTGCAATGGTAGAAACTCCCTTAATAGAACTTAAAAATATTTGTAAATTTTATGGTGGAAAAGATGGAACACCAATACATAAAGTTTTACATGGGATAGATTTATCTATATATACAGGAGAGTTTGTAGCTATAGTAGGAACTTCAGGT
The Aliarcobacter faecis genome window above contains:
- a CDS encoding efflux RND transporter periplasmic adaptor subunit is translated as MPKKSFKKLKLLLVLSTILLLLSFFVWYSFFRLVEVVKSEEIVKGNIRNVVSALGVLQPHKYVDIGAQVSGQIEKIHVKAGDIVKKGDLLVEIDPSLQSATVQTNQATLSNLKAQLIEQEAILELANFQSKRQEQLLKNDATKLENVQTAQANLKVAKARIKSLEAQIKGALSTLQGNEALLGYTKIYASMDGTVVSLIAKEGQTLNATYQTPKLLRVADLSKMTVWTEVSEADIGKLKIGMDIYFTTLGLKDKRGELRTWKGKLQQILPAPAPVSTNENSEQKESSTTKVVVYTALFDIENEDNSLMSQMSAQVFFVESFANDVLLVPLYALKEQKDGTYLAKVLVNNKIENRVVKIGIKDRLYGEVLDGIKENEKIITKIEEQKASTRLQW
- a CDS encoding PepSY-associated TM helix domain-containing protein, with product MTNELIKDLEQEKSKLFKQRLQRVHQSVGIIFALFMYIAVFFGIFAILLDYITPWEKPSQHIKMIDPMKIDYGAIVEPVLADSNFPKENLIRIRLPGTHGNTTGVFWTRYIDEAYYFNPHTKKMIQDEDEQSEMGEFLNSMHFGAELGEIGFYGFGFMATAVLFLGISGILLVLKIKYKNSSNTTTSKFSKYHRKIFVWTFAPFILITLTGALINIGFSGSTVMAKLVSKGEAYKVSQLIDQVEKKSEMPEFERKNIPAQMLSINELFEKAKEIAPDTTYAMIALNNWGDITATAYFYGYNQPLILFNGIYNFPGVMLSAVDGSLIKEHKVMDAHWSRLFQNAIFFFHFLWGVNVWIKLLIATLMSLSLVAIGFGVLLYLEKKNRKIPLHIPTFDWMGRLSLSVMLGVLPATGFLFVSQWLFPIDMENRVTLQKGIFILIWLGTLTWSFYRLNTYQVAKEFLTLGGILFLLSPIVHSINSGFSPIELLSGEMYAILGVDIGLFILGVVLLYVAKKLPVNREKVQEFWTKRLNKGEENR